Proteins encoded together in one Phycisphaerae bacterium window:
- a CDS encoding DUF2961 domain-containing protein, translating into MNRRHERSRPARKIACTMAACLAALIFESPAPAQQGPLDGLARPSQGRSMRSTSAFRKGPDGTYDPKAELLGTTEPLSNRDARDVPPGQTQVVLDANGPGIITHIWFTFRGPEPALPSAPHGAANHQEMLLRMYWDDQDKPAVEAPMGDFFANAFGFRSEVISLPVIVEDADSYNCYWRMPFRKSARIEVINQSDKPLRGLYHNIDWIKLDSLPDDTPYFYAQYRQEYPVENGKDYVLLETQGKGHYVGTVLAVRMRSPAWFGEGDEKIYIDGEEKPSIWGTGTEDYFLSAWGLKPCKTPYFGVPYFKQRGVGTYTSSYRWHINDPIVFTKGIKVTIEHWGWMSEDENANYKAMSWNEREDDYASVAYWYQTGTPTFTARAPEARERRLPNLDQAIVFAKDFTDARYHGPGEARPQPMPSLYKEAQLLFKPATIEDGWLEIPFKVIKKEPVRLLLNATSAPDFGRYQASLNGVKLGKALDFYAAQIDSSEFHLLDFWPEPGNYTLRLECVGKNIASESWGLGLESVRLRERRPRVTTMGHDKDKDWRQNPRLYR; encoded by the coding sequence ATGAACCGAAGACACGAAAGGTCTAGACCCGCACGGAAGATCGCATGCACGATGGCTGCCTGCCTTGCGGCGCTGATCTTCGAAAGCCCCGCACCCGCCCAGCAAGGGCCACTCGACGGCTTGGCCCGCCCCAGCCAGGGTCGCAGCATGCGCTCCACCTCGGCGTTCCGCAAAGGCCCCGACGGTACCTACGACCCCAAGGCCGAACTGCTCGGTACCACCGAGCCGCTCAGCAACCGCGATGCCCGCGATGTGCCCCCGGGCCAGACCCAAGTCGTCCTCGACGCGAATGGGCCGGGCATCATCACCCACATCTGGTTCACCTTCCGAGGTCCCGAACCCGCCCTGCCAAGTGCCCCCCACGGAGCGGCCAATCACCAGGAAATGCTGTTGCGCATGTACTGGGACGACCAGGACAAACCCGCCGTCGAGGCCCCTATGGGCGACTTCTTCGCCAACGCCTTCGGCTTTCGCAGCGAAGTCATCAGCCTGCCGGTCATCGTCGAGGACGCCGATTCGTACAACTGCTACTGGCGAATGCCCTTCCGAAAGTCAGCCAGGATCGAGGTCATCAACCAGAGCGACAAGCCGCTCCGCGGGTTGTATCACAACATCGACTGGATCAAGCTCGATTCACTGCCCGATGATACCCCCTATTTCTACGCCCAGTACCGCCAGGAGTACCCCGTCGAGAACGGCAAGGACTACGTCCTCCTCGAAACCCAGGGCAAAGGTCACTACGTGGGCACCGTCCTGGCCGTCCGCATGCGCAGCCCCGCCTGGTTCGGCGAAGGTGACGAGAAGATCTACATCGACGGCGAGGAAAAGCCCTCAATCTGGGGAACCGGCACCGAGGACTACTTCCTCTCCGCCTGGGGCTTGAAGCCCTGCAAGACGCCTTACTTCGGCGTGCCTTACTTCAAGCAGCGGGGCGTGGGCACCTACACCAGCTCCTATCGCTGGCACATCAACGACCCCATTGTGTTCACCAAGGGAATCAAAGTCACCATCGAGCACTGGGGCTGGATGTCGGAGGATGAGAACGCTAACTACAAGGCCATGAGCTGGAACGAGCGGGAGGACGATTACGCCAGCGTGGCCTACTGGTATCAGACCGGCACCCCGACCTTCACCGCCCGCGCCCCGGAGGCCCGCGAACGCCGCCTGCCAAACCTGGACCAGGCGATTGTCTTCGCCAAGGACTTTACCGACGCCCGCTATCACGGGCCCGGCGAGGCCCGACCGCAACCCATGCCCAGCTTGTACAAGGAAGCACAGCTGCTCTTCAAACCCGCTACCATCGAGGACGGCTGGCTCGAGATACCCTTCAAGGTGATCAAGAAGGAACCCGTGCGGCTACTGCTCAACGCAACCTCCGCCCCCGACTTCGGCCGTTACCAGGCCTCGCTCAACGGCGTGAAACTGGGCAAAGCCCTCGACTTCTACGCCGCCCAGATCGACAGCAGTGAATTTCACCTCCTCGACTTCTGGCCTGAGCCCGGCAACTACACCTTACGCCTGGAATGCGTGGGCAAGAACATCGCCTCCGAAAGCTGGGGGCTGGGCTTGGAGTCCGTCCGGCTCCGCGAACGCCGGCCACGGGTGACAACCATGGGCCACGACAAGGACAAGGACTGGCGCCAAAACCCCAGACTGTATCGCTAG